One window of Phycisphaeraceae bacterium genomic DNA carries:
- the argF gene encoding ornithine carbamoyltransferase, whose translation MTTIAATKATDLLTLDELGGEGVRQVFETAAAMKATPGEFRGVLSGKSVIMLFEKPSLRTRVSFEVGVARLGGHAMFYDHASVKIGERESVKDYAKNLERWVDCIVARVFKHSILDELAFYSSKPVVNALSDMHHPCQALADFFTLREHVGSDEALKLAYVGDGNNVAHSLVLAGAMLGAHLTIVTPPGFEPQFDVLRGAMAHAQKSGAKITVTNDVEAVEGHDAVYTDVWVSMGQASQQAFRLAAFQGYQVDAELMALASKGRLRPAYFMHCLPANRNIEVTDEVIDSASSVVYDQAENRMHVQMALLAKLMGQQA comes from the coding sequence ATGACGACGATTGCGGCAACGAAGGCGACGGACCTGCTCACACTCGATGAACTCGGCGGCGAGGGTGTTCGGCAGGTCTTTGAGACAGCGGCGGCGATGAAGGCCACGCCCGGGGAGTTCCGGGGCGTGCTGAGCGGGAAGAGCGTGATCATGCTTTTTGAGAAGCCGTCGCTGCGGACACGGGTGTCGTTCGAGGTGGGCGTGGCACGCCTCGGCGGGCATGCGATGTTTTACGACCACGCCTCTGTGAAGATCGGCGAGCGAGAGTCGGTGAAGGACTACGCCAAGAATCTCGAGCGGTGGGTCGATTGCATCGTCGCGCGTGTGTTCAAGCACAGCATTCTCGATGAGCTGGCTTTCTACTCGTCGAAGCCGGTTGTGAACGCCCTTTCGGACATGCACCATCCGTGCCAGGCACTGGCGGATTTCTTTACGCTGAGGGAGCACGTCGGATCCGACGAGGCCCTCAAGCTCGCGTATGTGGGCGACGGGAACAACGTGGCGCACTCGTTGGTTCTTGCCGGCGCGATGCTCGGCGCGCATCTGACGATCGTCACGCCTCCGGGGTTTGAGCCGCAGTTCGACGTGCTGCGGGGGGCCATGGCGCATGCGCAGAAGTCCGGCGCGAAGATCACCGTGACGAACGACGTCGAGGCCGTCGAGGGGCACGACGCGGTGTACACGGATGTCTGGGTCTCGATGGGACAGGCGTCGCAGCAGGCCTTCCGTCTCGCGGCGTTCCAGGGGTACCAGGTCGATGCGGAGTTGATGGCGCTCGCGAGCAAGGGGAGGCTCAGGCCCGCGTACTTCATGCACTGCCTGCCGGCGAACCGGAACATCGAGGTGACGGACGAGGTCATCGACTCGGCTTCGTCGGTTGTGTACGACCAGGCGGAGAACCGGATGCACGTGCAGATGGCGCTTCTGGCCAAGCTCATGGGTCAGCAGGCGTAA
- a CDS encoding STAS domain-containing protein, giving the protein MADAMSIDIQIEKRETSIVVSPRGDLDMSRSPALRNTLRTAQGDKPKTLIVNLASVEYMDSSGLATLVEAMKNAKNNSTKLVLCAMNQKVKALFEIARLHNYFNIVSSLDDAVGT; this is encoded by the coding sequence ATGGCTGATGCAATGTCGATCGACATCCAGATTGAGAAGCGAGAGACCTCGATCGTCGTCTCTCCGCGTGGCGACCTCGACATGAGCCGCTCTCCCGCGCTGCGTAACACACTCAGAACCGCACAAGGCGACAAGCCCAAGACGCTCATCGTGAACCTCGCCAGCGTCGAGTACATGGACTCGTCGGGGCTTGCGACGCTCGTCGAGGCGATGAAGAACGCCAAGAACAATAGCACGAAGCTCGTTCTCTGCGCCATGAACCAGAAGGTCAAGGCCCTCTTCGAGATCGCGCGCCTCCACAACTACTTCAATATCGTGTCGTCGCTCGACGACGCGGTCGGCACATGA
- the nusB gene encoding transcription antitermination factor NusB, giving the protein MSVKKDLRRMAMEDVLVLGDGDASLAQESTAEDALASLAPQERERVLTIAARRLAFQVLFELDSRRAEDASEAASILSRARGITPEQVEALMVLVSGAYKCRKEADDAFQKIAPEWPSHRMAPVDRAILRLAHYEMTATETHPRIVINEAVELAKSFSSEKSPAFVNGLLDRVMKGAGLSDKKGTSEDEPA; this is encoded by the coding sequence GTGAGCGTCAAGAAGGATCTGCGTCGGATGGCCATGGAGGACGTGCTCGTGCTGGGCGACGGCGATGCCTCGCTCGCGCAGGAAAGCACCGCCGAGGACGCTCTCGCCTCGCTCGCCCCCCAGGAGCGTGAACGCGTCCTCACGATCGCGGCTCGACGGCTCGCCTTCCAGGTCCTCTTCGAACTCGACAGCAGACGCGCCGAAGACGCCTCCGAGGCCGCATCCATCCTCTCCCGCGCCCGAGGCATCACCCCCGAGCAGGTCGAGGCCCTGATGGTCCTCGTCTCTGGCGCATACAAGTGTCGGAAAGAAGCGGACGACGCCTTCCAGAAGATCGCCCCTGAATGGCCCTCTCACCGCATGGCCCCGGTCGATCGGGCGATCCTCCGCCTCGCCCACTACGAGATGACAGCCACCGAGACCCATCCCCGCATCGTCATCAACGAGGCCGTCGAGCTGGCCAAGTCGTTCAGTTCGGAGAAGTCGCCCGCGTTCGTTAACGGGCTCCTCGACCGCGTGATGAAGGGAGCCGGGCTCAGCGACAAGAAGGGCACCTCGGAAGACGAACCGGCATGA
- the argB gene encoding acetylglutamate kinase, with translation MTIKSSGRGGPIVLKLGGLAIDEPAANGTLWEAVAKLAKSAPGGLVVVHGGGVLVDRHLAALNMASERREGIRITPPEQVWEITAVLAGRVNVALVGALRVAGARPVGVSLGSAGVADCKKTKKFSFDPGRVGEVSGGDGSALLALLRSGFLPVVSCIGIGDDGVPLNVNADDAASGLALNLNADRLILLTDVAGIQGPDGEVVTEISTEGVSDLITSGVITGGMIAKARAAVDAADRSGAPTVIASWKNPKIISDLARGLKAGTCVLPRRRPVFAEPAGTRSV, from the coding sequence ATGACCATCAAGAGCAGCGGGCGGGGCGGCCCGATCGTTCTCAAACTGGGCGGGCTTGCGATCGATGAACCGGCGGCCAACGGCACGCTGTGGGAGGCCGTCGCGAAGCTCGCCAAGTCCGCGCCGGGTGGGCTGGTCGTTGTCCACGGCGGCGGCGTGCTTGTCGATCGGCACCTGGCGGCCCTCAACATGGCGAGCGAGCGGCGCGAGGGGATCCGCATCACACCTCCGGAGCAGGTGTGGGAGATAACGGCGGTGCTGGCGGGGCGTGTGAATGTCGCGCTGGTCGGCGCGCTACGTGTGGCGGGCGCGAGGCCTGTCGGCGTTTCGCTCGGCTCTGCGGGCGTTGCGGACTGCAAGAAGACGAAGAAGTTCAGCTTCGATCCGGGGAGGGTGGGCGAGGTCTCCGGCGGGGATGGGTCCGCGCTGCTCGCGCTGCTGCGGAGCGGATTCCTGCCCGTGGTATCGTGCATCGGGATCGGCGATGACGGTGTGCCCCTGAATGTGAACGCGGATGATGCGGCTTCGGGGCTCGCCCTGAATCTCAACGCGGATCGACTGATCCTGCTGACCGATGTCGCAGGAATTCAGGGCCCTGACGGCGAGGTTGTGACGGAGATCTCGACAGAGGGCGTCAGTGATTTGATCACGAGCGGCGTGATCACCGGCGGCATGATCGCCAAGGCGCGGGCGGCGGTGGATGCGGCGGACAGGTCGGGCGCCCCCACTGTCATTGCCTCTTGGAAGAATCCGAAGATCATCTCGGATCTTGCACGCGGGTTGAAGGCGGGCACGTGCGTCTTGCCGCGACGACGGCCGGTGTTTGCCGAGCCGGCGGGCACGCGCTCGGTGTAG
- a CDS encoding ABC transporter permease has translation MTPQETDTSTHRPARLSRAAVATLDAVGNRVLGTLSHIGDLLLLFLNAISLFAKSAADRKAKRGSSALVIQIVRVGVRSIFIVSLVSGCVGLILALQLAPPLDGFGQRDLVANIVGVAVLRELGPLIGAIVLTGFAGASIAAEIGTMVVSEEVEALEAHALNPIRFLVVPRVFATILSMSALGVIASLVSILASLAVSVIVLDIPVSTYIDNTLNQAKLVDFVTGTLKATVFGALIGVIACGNGLKVTGGAAGVGNATTSTVVQSVVAIVIADLVFTAIFYALKLV, from the coding sequence ATGACGCCACAGGAAACGGACACATCCACGCACCGACCGGCCCGGCTCAGCAGAGCCGCGGTCGCGACGCTCGACGCCGTAGGCAATCGTGTCCTGGGCACCCTCTCCCATATCGGCGACCTGCTCCTCCTCTTTCTCAACGCGATCTCGCTGTTCGCCAAGAGCGCGGCCGATCGCAAGGCAAAGCGAGGCAGTTCTGCCCTCGTCATCCAGATCGTGCGCGTCGGCGTCCGGTCGATCTTCATCGTCAGTCTCGTCTCCGGCTGCGTGGGGCTCATCCTCGCGCTGCAACTCGCCCCGCCTCTCGACGGCTTCGGCCAGCGCGACCTTGTCGCCAACATCGTCGGTGTCGCCGTCCTCCGCGAACTCGGCCCGCTCATCGGGGCGATCGTTCTCACCGGCTTCGCCGGCGCATCCATCGCCGCCGAGATCGGCACCATGGTCGTCAGCGAAGAAGTCGAAGCGCTCGAAGCCCACGCGCTCAACCCCATCCGATTCCTCGTAGTTCCGCGTGTCTTCGCTACGATCCTCAGCATGTCCGCGCTCGGGGTCATTGCCAGCCTCGTGTCGATCCTCGCATCCCTCGCCGTCTCGGTCATCGTCCTCGACATCCCTGTCAGCACCTACATCGACAACACGCTCAACCAGGCCAAACTCGTCGACTTCGTCACCGGCACCCTGAAAGCAACCGTGTTCGGTGCGCTCATCGGCGTCATCGCGTGCGGCAACGGCCTCAAGGTCACCGGCGGCGCGGCCGGCGTCGGAAACGCCACGACCAGCACCGTCGTCCAGTCGGTCGTCGCGATCGTCATCGCCGACCTCGTCTTCACCGCCATCTTCTACGCTCTCAAGCTCGTCTGA
- the argC gene encoding N-acetyl-gamma-glutamyl-phosphate reductase, with the protein MRDFLNISIVGASGYTGGELVERLLGHPHARIVSLLGSEGASGAKAEPRSFETLFPRLRGRVGMSILALNERELCDADVDVVFLATPHETSIALAPRLIDAGKRVIDLSGAWRLGSTALTKTTYGHSTDRPEWFENAVYALVEINREKLRDASLASNPGCYPTASILAIHPLVKAGAIRIGTRPIIDATSGVSGAGRTPNARTTFGEVSLQPYGVLNHRHAPEIELHAGTGVVFTPHLGAYDRGILATIHVELGPGWTAARIDSLYREMYAHERFVRLLPQGEWPSVAGVRQTNFCDLNWAVDECHGHLIVVSAIDNLVKGASGQAIQAMNVMHGLPEHLGLLDDGLGATALASKGGA; encoded by the coding sequence TTGAGGGACTTCCTGAACATCTCGATCGTCGGCGCGAGCGGGTACACCGGGGGCGAGCTCGTTGAGCGGCTGCTCGGGCATCCTCATGCGCGGATTGTGTCGCTGCTCGGGTCTGAGGGAGCGTCGGGGGCGAAGGCGGAGCCGCGGTCCTTCGAGACACTCTTTCCGCGCCTGCGCGGCCGGGTCGGGATGTCGATCTTGGCTCTGAATGAGCGCGAGTTGTGCGACGCGGATGTGGACGTGGTCTTCCTGGCGACGCCTCACGAGACGAGCATCGCCCTTGCTCCGCGGCTGATCGACGCCGGGAAGCGTGTCATCGACCTCTCGGGCGCGTGGCGGCTCGGGAGCACGGCCCTGACCAAGACGACTTACGGGCACTCCACCGATCGGCCCGAGTGGTTCGAGAACGCGGTGTACGCGCTGGTCGAGATCAACCGAGAGAAGCTGAGGGACGCCTCGCTGGCCTCTAACCCGGGGTGCTATCCGACGGCGTCGATCCTGGCGATCCACCCGTTGGTGAAGGCGGGCGCGATCCGGATCGGAACGCGGCCGATCATCGACGCGACGAGCGGTGTTTCGGGCGCGGGGCGCACCCCCAACGCGAGGACGACGTTCGGAGAGGTGAGTCTCCAGCCGTACGGCGTGCTGAATCATCGCCATGCTCCGGAGATCGAACTGCACGCGGGCACGGGTGTGGTGTTCACGCCCCATCTCGGCGCATACGACCGAGGGATCCTCGCGACCATCCACGTTGAGCTTGGGCCGGGTTGGACGGCTGCGCGGATCGACTCGCTGTATCGCGAGATGTACGCGCACGAGCGGTTTGTGCGTCTGCTTCCACAGGGGGAGTGGCCCTCGGTCGCTGGTGTGCGTCAGACGAACTTCTGCGACCTGAACTGGGCTGTGGATGAGTGCCACGGGCACCTGATCGTTGTGAGCGCGATCGACAACCTCGTGAAGGGGGCGTCGGGTCAGGCGATTCAGGCGATGAACGTGATGCACGGTTTGCCCGAGCATCTCGGGCTGCTGGATGACGGGCTGGGCGCGACGGCTTTGGCGAGCAAGGGGGGTGCGTGA
- the ftsY gene encoding signal recognition particle-docking protein FtsY, whose protein sequence is MKFLKTIISKLGQGLAKTRDTFVSGLRSVLLGRKLDEELIQEIERRLLQADVGVQATTKLIDSIRADYKAGTLSKGEDVLEHLKRELKAMWPPADRELRLAPAGSRPTVILVTGVNGAGKTTSIAKLCHTLRSQGNTVLLGACDTFRAGAVRQLEIWAERLGVEVVKGQQGGDPAAVAFDACAAAKARGVDVLILDTAGRLQTQDPLMRQLTKIRSVIGKQIEGGPHETLLVLDATAGQNALRQAQEFDKATGLTGIFLSKLDGTAKGGIVVAIKEATSIPVKFIGVGETPEDVQPFDPDAFVEAMFSEQSPG, encoded by the coding sequence ATGAAGTTCCTCAAGACCATCATCTCGAAACTCGGGCAAGGTCTCGCCAAAACGCGCGACACCTTCGTCTCCGGCCTGCGCTCCGTGCTGCTCGGTCGCAAGCTCGACGAAGAACTGATCCAGGAGATCGAACGCCGACTCCTCCAGGCCGATGTCGGCGTCCAGGCCACGACGAAGCTGATCGACTCCATCCGCGCCGACTACAAGGCGGGAACGCTGAGCAAGGGCGAAGACGTTCTCGAGCACCTGAAGCGTGAACTCAAGGCGATGTGGCCACCCGCCGATCGCGAGCTGCGCCTTGCCCCCGCGGGATCGCGCCCGACGGTGATCCTCGTCACCGGCGTCAACGGCGCGGGCAAGACCACGAGCATCGCCAAGCTCTGCCACACGCTCCGCTCGCAGGGAAACACCGTCCTCCTCGGCGCGTGCGACACCTTCCGCGCGGGCGCGGTCCGACAACTCGAGATCTGGGCCGAGCGTCTCGGTGTCGAAGTCGTCAAAGGGCAGCAGGGGGGGGATCCCGCCGCAGTCGCCTTCGATGCCTGCGCCGCAGCCAAAGCCCGGGGCGTCGACGTTCTCATCCTCGACACCGCGGGGCGCCTCCAGACACAAGACCCCCTCATGCGTCAACTCACGAAGATCCGCTCCGTGATCGGCAAGCAGATCGAGGGCGGGCCTCACGAGACGCTGCTCGTGCTCGACGCCACCGCGGGCCAGAACGCGCTCCGCCAGGCCCAGGAGTTCGACAAGGCAACCGGGCTCACGGGCATCTTCCTCTCGAAGCTCGACGGCACCGCCAAGGGTGGAATCGTCGTGGCGATCAAGGAAGCCACGTCGATCCCTGTCAAGTTCATCGGTGTCGGCGAGACACCCGAGGATGTCCAGCCCTTCGACCCGGACGCGTTCGTCGAAGCCATGTTCTCTGAGCAGTCACCCGGCTGA
- a CDS encoding ATP-binding protein produces the protein MSDKPHVRLEILSNPLYLCGARELVSAVAKRLSFDEMACCQIALAVDEALCNVIRHGYNRQSDRPIWLSLYPEGPVDRPEVLRIVIEDEAKQVEPDVIKSRDLEDVRPGGLGVHIIKEVMDEVRYEKRGEAGMRLTMSKKVVQPSGTDAGAPSASCTGCHHG, from the coding sequence ATGAGCGACAAGCCCCATGTCCGCCTCGAGATCCTGAGCAACCCGCTCTATCTGTGCGGGGCTCGCGAGCTGGTCTCAGCGGTCGCCAAGCGTCTCTCGTTCGACGAAATGGCCTGCTGCCAGATCGCCCTCGCCGTCGATGAGGCCCTCTGCAACGTGATCCGCCACGGGTACAACCGACAATCGGATCGTCCGATCTGGCTCAGTCTCTATCCCGAGGGGCCGGTCGATCGGCCCGAAGTCCTGCGAATCGTCATCGAGGACGAGGCGAAGCAGGTCGAGCCCGACGTGATCAAGAGCCGTGACCTTGAAGACGTCCGCCCCGGCGGGCTCGGCGTCCACATCATCAAAGAGGTGATGGACGAGGTAAGATACGAGAAGCGAGGGGAAGCGGGAATGCGTCTCACGATGTCGAAAAAAGTCGTGCAGCCCAGCGGCACAGATGCGGGTGCTCCTTCAGCGTCGTGCACGGGGTGTCATCATGGCTGA
- a CDS encoding UbiA family prenyltransferase: MRTLLSSVSPVLRLTRVTSGFAAIGNVWFVVLWSRANGEETGGVSVRHEPLWLLLLGGAAAAVGLYAFGAALNDLVDLRRDKVLKPERPMAAGRISPALGIAIVAASLAAALLGSTAFGTSAVILTLGLTIVVLVYTLAARFVPGVGLVVLGLVYAGHMLVPNIGLRFLWPVWVVMTHALCVAAVAHVVGKKVPALSRRAVIAVGAGWLFWTAALAWWAARRNNGSVWPDWVEPGSLGWVVPVAAAFGVFVWTRLRRPGVPARQAERVVRYGTLWMPLYGAAWLFGDGSTHAASSAWLLVGVAGVSLVGMTVLRELYGLAEQPIGYRR, encoded by the coding sequence GTGCGAACACTCCTGTCATCCGTCTCTCCGGTGCTCCGACTCACGCGTGTGACGTCGGGATTCGCGGCCATCGGCAACGTGTGGTTCGTGGTGCTCTGGTCACGGGCCAACGGGGAGGAGACGGGCGGGGTCTCGGTCCGGCACGAGCCGCTGTGGCTCCTGCTGCTGGGGGGGGCGGCGGCGGCCGTCGGGTTGTACGCGTTCGGCGCGGCGTTGAACGATCTGGTGGATCTGCGGCGCGACAAGGTGCTGAAGCCCGAGCGACCGATGGCGGCGGGACGGATCAGCCCCGCGCTCGGGATCGCGATCGTCGCGGCCTCGCTTGCGGCGGCGTTGCTGGGCTCGACCGCTTTCGGCACGTCGGCGGTGATCCTGACGCTCGGGCTGACGATCGTGGTGCTGGTATACACGCTCGCGGCGCGGTTCGTGCCGGGGGTCGGGCTGGTTGTGCTCGGGCTTGTCTATGCGGGTCACATGCTGGTGCCGAACATCGGGCTGCGTTTCCTGTGGCCGGTATGGGTCGTGATGACACACGCGCTGTGTGTTGCGGCGGTGGCGCACGTCGTGGGAAAGAAGGTGCCCGCGTTGTCTCGTCGGGCGGTGATCGCCGTCGGGGCGGGGTGGTTGTTCTGGACGGCGGCACTGGCGTGGTGGGCCGCTCGGAGGAACAACGGATCGGTCTGGCCCGACTGGGTCGAGCCGGGCTCACTCGGCTGGGTTGTGCCGGTTGCGGCGGCGTTCGGCGTGTTCGTGTGGACACGGCTGCGTCGGCCCGGCGTGCCGGCGAGGCAGGCGGAGCGTGTGGTTCGATACGGCACGCTCTGGATGCCGCTGTACGGGGCGGCGTGGCTGTTCGGAGATGGGAGCACCCATGCGGCGAGTTCCGCGTGGCTGCTCGTCGGCGTTGCGGGCGTGAGTCTTGTGGGGATGACGGTGCTTCGCGAGTTGTACGGTCTCGCCGAACAGCCGATCGGCTACCGGCGGTGA
- a CDS encoding 6,7-dimethyl-8-ribityllumazine synthase, translating to MTPQPANALTPRIAVVVSRYNATVTDRLLEGAIAEAERRTGFITDIWHAPGSFELPALADRALASGKYDGAVTLGCIIRGETTHDQHIANAVAQGVVEVSLKHGIPVTLGVLTVNTPEQASERAGGKHGNKGADAMGALIDVLSVIGRARSITALENRPSQTFAIASTINDKASGSV from the coding sequence ATGACGCCCCAGCCCGCAAACGCCCTCACGCCCCGGATCGCGGTGGTGGTGAGCCGCTACAACGCGACCGTGACCGATCGATTGCTGGAAGGCGCGATCGCGGAGGCCGAACGCCGCACCGGGTTCATTACCGACATCTGGCACGCGCCCGGGTCTTTCGAACTCCCCGCCCTCGCCGACCGCGCTCTCGCAAGCGGGAAGTACGACGGCGCAGTGACGCTCGGTTGCATCATCAGGGGCGAGACAACCCACGACCAGCACATCGCAAACGCCGTCGCACAGGGCGTCGTCGAGGTCTCACTCAAGCACGGCATCCCCGTCACGCTCGGAGTCCTCACCGTCAACACCCCGGAGCAGGCATCCGAGCGTGCAGGCGGCAAGCACGGGAACAAGGGCGCGGACGCGATGGGGGCCCTCATCGACGTGCTGAGCGTCATCGGCCGGGCACGGTCCATTACTGCCCTCGAGAACCGACCGTCCCAGACCTTCGCTATCGCATCAACCATCAACGACAAGGCATCCGGCTCCGTCTGA
- a CDS encoding argininosuccinate synthase: protein MSKAKKVVVAYSGGLDTTVVIPWLVENYGCEVIAYVGDVGQGEEELKGIREKAIRTGASECYIDDLRREFVEDYVYPTMITGAVYEGKYLLGTAIARPILAKGQVDCARKVGADALAHGCTGKGNDQVRFEGAYAALAPDMKIIAPWREWDLRSREDLLGYLAKRNIPTTASLTKIYSRDRNLWHMSHEGAGIEDPWNAPPEDAWTMTVSPEQAPDKAEDVTVGIEKGRPVTLNGKHLAGEEMVAALNTIAGRHGVGRIDLVENRLVGMKSRGLYETPGGTVLVEAMRGVEHLVLDRETLHFREHLGLLFGEQVYNGRWFTPLREALWAAADNIAQRLTGKVVVRLYKGSATAIRRQSDNSLYAEQYATFGADEVYNQKHAEGFNRLWHLPARIAGSQALQAEAVH from the coding sequence ATGTCCAAAGCGAAGAAGGTCGTGGTTGCGTACTCGGGCGGTCTTGATACAACCGTTGTCATCCCGTGGCTTGTTGAGAACTACGGGTGCGAGGTGATCGCTTATGTGGGCGATGTCGGCCAGGGTGAAGAGGAGTTGAAGGGGATCCGCGAGAAGGCGATCCGGACCGGCGCGAGCGAGTGCTACATCGATGATCTGCGTCGCGAGTTCGTTGAGGATTATGTCTATCCGACGATGATCACCGGCGCGGTGTATGAGGGGAAGTATCTGCTCGGCACCGCGATCGCACGGCCGATTCTTGCGAAGGGGCAGGTCGATTGTGCGAGGAAAGTGGGCGCGGACGCGCTCGCGCACGGATGCACGGGCAAGGGGAACGATCAGGTTCGGTTCGAGGGCGCGTATGCCGCGCTCGCGCCGGACATGAAGATCATCGCGCCATGGCGGGAGTGGGATCTCCGCTCGCGGGAGGACCTGCTCGGGTATCTTGCGAAGCGGAACATCCCGACGACGGCATCGCTCACGAAGATCTACAGCCGCGACAGGAATCTGTGGCACATGTCGCACGAGGGCGCGGGGATCGAGGACCCGTGGAACGCGCCGCCCGAGGATGCGTGGACGATGACCGTTTCCCCTGAGCAGGCGCCGGACAAGGCCGAGGACGTCACGGTCGGCATCGAGAAAGGGCGCCCGGTGACGCTCAACGGGAAGCACCTTGCGGGCGAGGAGATGGTTGCGGCTCTCAACACGATTGCGGGCAGGCACGGTGTCGGGCGCATCGATCTGGTCGAGAACCGGCTTGTCGGGATGAAGTCTCGCGGACTTTACGAGACGCCGGGCGGCACGGTGCTTGTCGAGGCGATGCGCGGCGTGGAGCACCTGGTGCTCGATCGCGAGACGCTCCACTTCCGTGAGCATCTGGGGCTGCTGTTCGGCGAGCAGGTCTACAACGGGCGCTGGTTCACGCCGCTGCGCGAGGCGCTCTGGGCGGCCGCGGACAACATCGCCCAGCGTCTGACGGGCAAGGTCGTCGTGCGTCTTTACAAGGGATCGGCGACGGCGATCAGGCGTCAGTCGGACAACTCGCTCTACGCCGAGCAGTATGCGACGTTCGGAGCCGACGAGGTGTACAACCAGAAGCACGCCGAGGGATTCAACCGGCTCTGGCATCTTCCGGCACGCATCGCCGGCTCGCAGGCGCTTCAGGCGGAGGCGGTCCATTGA
- the argH gene encoding argininosuccinate lyase: MSQDSGGKPAAMWGGRFEGEADELFRAVNDSLGVDWELVQQDIRGSIAWAHALGGAGVLSADEVSKIEAALKELSREAAAIPSPPLSSGAEDVHSWVEQELTKRVGSLGKKLHTGRSRNDQVATDLRLWVVEQCEHRITEVKGLQRSLVAIGSKHASDPIPGYTHLQRAQPVTIGHWALAYVEMLARDIERLESARGMAARSPLGSAALAGTTFPVDRSELAKRLGFSAPTRNSLDAVSDRDFALDLMHASSVCSMHLSRLAEEMIIFATGEFAFITLDDSVTSGSSLMPQKKNPDALELIRAGVGRALGNYTNLLTLLKGLTLAYNKDMQEDKPPVFDSMRRLSLLLRIAARVVERTTFNLDACERAARGGHANSTELADYLVEKGIPFRDAHEVAGKLVREALASGCSLEDLSLETFKKHHPQIDSDVYARLTLDAVLTRRDVLGGTAPARVREAIEAWRKTLGVS, translated from the coding sequence TTGAGCCAGGACTCCGGCGGCAAACCCGCCGCGATGTGGGGCGGCCGCTTCGAGGGTGAGGCGGATGAACTGTTCCGCGCCGTGAACGACTCGCTCGGTGTGGATTGGGAACTGGTGCAGCAGGACATCAGGGGCTCGATCGCCTGGGCGCACGCGCTGGGCGGCGCGGGCGTTCTGTCCGCGGATGAAGTCTCGAAGATCGAAGCGGCGCTGAAGGAGCTTTCAAGAGAGGCAGCGGCGATCCCGTCGCCTCCGCTGTCGAGCGGCGCGGAGGATGTTCACTCGTGGGTCGAGCAGGAACTGACGAAGCGGGTGGGCTCGCTGGGAAAGAAGCTGCACACGGGGCGGAGCCGCAACGATCAGGTCGCGACCGACCTGCGTCTCTGGGTTGTCGAGCAGTGCGAGCATCGGATCACCGAGGTAAAGGGGCTGCAGAGATCGCTCGTTGCGATCGGATCGAAGCACGCTTCGGACCCGATTCCCGGGTACACGCACCTTCAGCGGGCCCAGCCCGTGACCATCGGACACTGGGCGCTCGCGTATGTTGAGATGCTGGCACGCGATATCGAGCGGCTCGAATCGGCTCGCGGGATGGCGGCACGCTCGCCCCTGGGTTCGGCGGCTCTTGCGGGCACGACGTTCCCGGTCGATCGGAGCGAACTCGCGAAACGGCTTGGTTTCTCGGCACCAACGCGGAACTCGCTCGATGCCGTGTCGGACCGGGACTTTGCGCTCGACCTGATGCACGCATCCTCGGTGTGTTCGATGCACCTGTCGCGTCTGGCGGAGGAGATGATCATCTTCGCGACGGGCGAGTTTGCGTTCATCACACTGGATGATTCCGTGACGAGCGGCTCGTCGCTCATGCCTCAGAAAAAGAACCCGGATGCCCTCGAGTTGATTCGGGCGGGTGTCGGGCGTGCGCTCGGGAACTACACGAATCTTCTGACTCTGCTGAAGGGCTTGACGCTGGCGTACAACAAGGACATGCAGGAGGACAAGCCGCCGGTGTTCGATTCGATGCGCCGGCTGTCGCTGCTCCTTCGGATCGCTGCGAGGGTTGTGGAGCGGACGACGTTCAATCTCGATGCGTGCGAGCGGGCGGCCAGGGGCGGACACGCCAACTCGACCGAGCTGGCGGATTATCTCGTGGAGAAGGGGATTCCGTTCCGGGATGCGCACGAGGTCGCGGGGAAGCTTGTGCGTGAGGCGCTGGCGAGCGGGTGCTCGCTTGAGGATCTGTCGCTAGAGACGTTCAAGAAACATCATCCGCAGATCGACAGCGATGTGTATGCGCGTCTGACACTGGACGCCGTGCTGACACGCCGGGACGTGCTCGGGGGGACGGCCCCGGCGCGCGTGCGTGAGGCGATTGAAGCGTGGCGGAAGACGCTCGGGGTGTCGTGA